In Campylobacter vicugnae, a genomic segment contains:
- a CDS encoding acetyl-CoA carboxylase subunit A — MIYKILIANRGEIAVRIVRACKDLHIKNVAIYTEPDKDSLHVKVADEAYEIGKDPIKGYLDAARIVEVAKACGADAIHPGYGFLSENYEFAKMVEDAGLTFIGPKSEVILKMGNKNIARNLMHKNGIPVVPGTEALNKESIETIKLEAEKIGYPVILKASGGGGGRGIREVWDPKDLESSYESCKREAKAFFNNDEVFMEKLIVKPRHIEFQILGDNYGNLIHLCERDCSIQRRHQKVIEIAPCPTISEDLRKRMGVAAVAAAKAVGYTNAGTIEFLLDDYNNFYFMEMNTRIQVEHGVTEEIVGVDLISRQIRIASGEILDIDQTEVKPQGVAIEARITAENVWKNFAPSPGKITGYFPALGPGVRVDSHMYQGYSIPPFYDSLVAKLIVKARSYDLAVSKLERALDEFTIEGVRTTLPFLLAISKRRHFRRGFFDTSYIEERLQDILENTHDHNQENKEEVIAAITAAIQKVKSSRENG, encoded by the coding sequence ATGATATATAAAATTTTAATTGCCAATCGTGGTGAAATCGCTGTTAGAATTGTTAGGGCGTGTAAAGATTTACATATCAAAAATGTAGCTATCTACACAGAACCAGATAAAGACTCTTTACATGTAAAAGTTGCTGATGAGGCATATGAGATAGGCAAAGACCCAATCAAAGGCTATTTAGATGCTGCTAGAATAGTAGAAGTAGCTAAGGCGTGTGGTGCTGATGCTATACATCCTGGATATGGATTTTTAAGTGAAAATTATGAATTTGCTAAGATGGTTGAAGATGCTGGTCTTACATTTATTGGGCCAAAATCTGAAGTTATTTTAAAAATGGGTAATAAAAATATCGCTAGAAATCTAATGCATAAAAATGGTATTCCAGTTGTGCCAGGTACTGAAGCGTTAAATAAAGAGAGTATTGAAACTATAAAATTAGAAGCTGAAAAAATAGGCTATCCAGTAATCTTAAAAGCAAGCGGCGGCGGCGGCGGTCGTGGTATTAGAGAGGTATGGGATCCTAAAGATTTAGAAAGTAGTTATGAGAGTTGCAAAAGAGAGGCTAAGGCGTTTTTTAATAACGATGAAGTCTTTATGGAGAAGTTAATTGTAAAACCAAGGCATATTGAATTTCAAATTTTAGGTGATAATTATGGTAATTTAATTCACCTTTGTGAGCGTGATTGCTCTATTCAAAGACGCCACCAAAAGGTGATTGAGATTGCGCCATGTCCTACTATTAGTGAGGATTTGCGTAAGAGAATGGGTGTGGCCGCAGTTGCAGCAGCTAAGGCTGTAGGATATACTAATGCTGGTACAATTGAGTTTTTGCTAGATGATTATAATAATTTTTATTTTATGGAGATGAATACAAGAATTCAAGTAGAACACGGCGTAACTGAAGAGATTGTGGGCGTAGATCTAATCTCTAGGCAAATTCGCATTGCTTCAGGGGAAATTCTAGATATAGACCAAACAGAGGTTAAACCTCAAGGTGTAGCTATAGAAGCTAGGATTACAGCTGAAAATGTATGGAAAAACTTCGCTCCAAGTCCAGGCAAAATCACAGGCTACTTTCCAGCTCTTGGCCCAGGAGTAAGGGTAGATAGCCATATGTATCAAGGATATTCTATACCGCCATTTTATGATTCACTTGTAGCTAAGCTAATAGTAAAAGCTAGAAGTTATGATTTAGCAGTAAGCAAGCTTGAGCGTGCTTTAGATGAATTTACAATTGAAGGTGTTAGAACTACATTGCCATTTCTTTTAGCTATATCTAAAAGAAGACACTTTAGAAGAGGGTTTTTTGATACTAGCTATATTGAAGAGAGACTTCAAGATATTTTAGAAAATACTCATGATCACAATCAAGAGAACAAAGAAGAGGTAATTGCAGCTATTACAGCAGCAATTCAAAAGGTAAAATCTAGTAGAGAAAATGGGTAG
- a CDS encoding LegC family aminotransferase yields the protein MEKCSNKYSKPRCEEIVRFIKNEYNRKKIPLHEPRLLGREMEYLWRCIDTGYVSSVGEFVVDVEKDIASYTGAKYAVAMCSGTAALHMALMCAGVKADDEVITQPLSFVATANAISYLGASPIFVDVDMETMGMSPKSLSDFLDLHCVKRYGKCYNKHTNKHISACVPMHTFGMVCQIDEIAQICQSWGIMLIEDAAEGIGSKYKDIHCGRFGLAGVFSFNGNKVITSGGGGMLITDDEALAKRAKHLSTTAKIPHLYEYDHDEIGYNYRMPNLNAALLKAQIENLDLCLMSKRRQAERYAKFFETMGIKFINEPIECNSNYWLMGIILEDRSKRDELLEFANDNDVMMRPAWKLLSQLKMYKNCMKDSNQNAKYLVDRIVCLPSGVLS from the coding sequence ATGGAAAAATGTAGTAATAAATATAGCAAACCAAGATGTGAAGAGATAGTAAGATTTATCAAAAATGAGTATAACCGTAAAAAAATCCCCCTTCATGAGCCAAGACTTTTAGGTAGAGAGATGGAGTATCTATGGAGATGTATAGATACTGGATATGTCTCTAGCGTGGGGGAATTTGTCGTAGATGTAGAAAAAGATATAGCTAGTTATACAGGGGCTAAATATGCTGTAGCTATGTGTAGCGGTACAGCAGCACTACATATGGCGCTAATGTGTGCTGGAGTAAAGGCTGATGATGAGGTGATAACTCAGCCCTTGAGTTTTGTAGCGACTGCTAATGCTATTAGCTATTTGGGGGCTAGTCCTATATTTGTTGATGTGGATATGGAGACTATGGGAATGAGTCCTAAGAGCTTAAGTGATTTTTTAGATTTGCATTGTGTTAAAAGATATGGTAAATGCTATAATAAACATACTAATAAGCATATAAGTGCATGTGTGCCTATGCATACTTTTGGGATGGTGTGTCAAATAGATGAGATAGCTCAGATATGCCAGTCGTGGGGGATTATGCTTATAGAAGATGCTGCTGAGGGTATAGGAAGCAAATATAAAGATATTCATTGTGGTAGGTTTGGTCTAGCTGGAGTATTTTCATTTAATGGTAATAAGGTTATAACAAGTGGCGGTGGCGGTATGTTAATTACTGATGATGAAGCACTAGCAAAAAGAGCCAAACATCTAAGCACAACTGCTAAAATCCCACACCTATATGAGTATGACCATGATGAAATAGGCTATAACTATAGAATGCCAAATCTCAATGCAGCACTACTAAAAGCTCAAATAGAAAATCTAGATTTATGCCTAATGAGTAAAAGACGACAAGCAGAACGATATGCGAAGTTTTTTGAGACGATGGGGATAAAGTTTATAAATGAACCTATAGAGTGTAATAGCAACTACTGGCTAATGGGTATAATCTTAGAAGATAGAAGTAAGCGTGATGAGCTGCTAGAGTTTGCCAATGATAATGATGTGATGATGCGCCCAGCGTGGAAGTTGCTAAGCCAATTAAAGATGTATAAAAACTGTATGAAAGATTCCAATCAAAACGCCAAATATCTTGTAGATAGAATCGTATGCCTTCCTAGTGGAGTGCTTAGCTAA
- a CDS encoding polysaccharide biosynthesis protein, with translation MIDILSLIGRDEPLFSSDMARVDTELKDIVNQSKFLVVGGAGSIGSAVVKEIFAREPKTLDVVDISENNLVELVRDIRSSYGYISGEFATYAIDAGSQIFNKLISSNEYDYVLNLSALKHVRSEKDPYTLMRLIQTNIFNSDEMMKKSKRYFTVSSDKAANPANMMGASKRIMEMYAFYRSSVTPVSMARFANVAFSDGSLLYGFEQRMRKLQPIVAPNDVRRYFITPKESGELCLISAIYGSNRDIFFPKLDKRLNLIKFSDIAIKYLNAKGYEPYICEDENEARAKAKELAKAKKWACLFSSSDTTGEKDYEEFYTGSEKLDMDRFDTIGVIENDVINNAENLEIFKQNIKAMIYDNKFDKNAIMTEFMRVLPEFNHIEKGRYLDGKM, from the coding sequence ATGATAGATATATTAAGCCTTATAGGTAGAGATGAGCCCCTTTTTAGTTCTGATATGGCTAGAGTGGATACAGAGCTAAAAGATATAGTAAATCAATCTAAATTTTTAGTAGTTGGTGGAGCTGGAAGTATCGGCTCAGCTGTGGTTAAAGAGATATTTGCTAGAGAGCCAAAAACCCTTGATGTAGTTGATATTAGTGAAAATAATCTAGTAGAGCTAGTGCGTGATATTAGAAGTAGCTATGGCTATATAAGTGGAGAGTTTGCTACATATGCTATTGATGCTGGTTCGCAGATATTTAATAAGCTTATATCTAGCAATGAGTATGATTATGTATTAAATTTAAGTGCGTTAAAGCATGTAAGAAGCGAAAAAGATCCATATACTCTAATGCGATTAATCCAAACAAATATATTTAATAGCGATGAGATGATGAAAAAATCCAAGCGATACTTTACTGTAAGTAGCGATAAGGCTGCCAATCCAGCCAATATGATGGGAGCTAGTAAGAGAATTATGGAGATGTATGCCTTTTATAGATCTAGTGTAACTCCAGTTAGTATGGCTAGGTTTGCTAATGTAGCATTTAGCGATGGGAGCTTGCTATATGGGTTTGAGCAAAGGATGAGAAAACTTCAGCCAATAGTGGCTCCAAATGATGTGCGTAGATACTTTATCACTCCTAAAGAAAGTGGCGAGCTATGTTTGATTAGTGCTATATATGGAAGTAATCGTGATATATTTTTCCCAAAATTAGATAAGAGATTAAATTTAATCAAATTTAGCGATATAGCAATTAAATATCTAAATGCTAAAGGCTATGAGCCATATATATGCGAAGATGAGAACGAAGCTAGAGCCAAAGCCAAAGAGCTAGCAAAGGCTAAAAAGTGGGCCTGTCTATTTAGCAGTAGTGATACGACAGGGGAGAAAGATTATGAAGAGTTCTACACCGGTAGCGAAAAGCTAGATATGGATAGATTTGATACTATTGGCGTGATAGAAAATGATGTGATAAATAACGCAGAAAATTTAGAAATATTCAAACAAAATATAAAAGCTATGATATATGATAATAAATTTGATAAAAATGCGATAATGACAGAGTTTATGAGAGTTTTACCTGAGTTTAATCATATAGAAAAAGGTAGGTATCTAGATGGAAAAATGTAG
- a CDS encoding flagellin B, translated as MSFRINTNIAAMNAHANAVVNDRALSSSLGRLSSGLRIQTAADDASGMAIADSLRSQANSLGQAIANANDAVGIIQTADKAMDEQIKILDTIKTKAIQAAQDGQNSDSRRALQNDISRLLEELDMIATTTSFNGQQLLNGNFSNKNFQIGAYSNETAKVSIGATNSNTIGHTRFETICNIAVSHFSTISGFTIKLSGIDGYPGGYVFQKIVSNVMQTDGLKAIAEMMNGVSDLTGVKAKVNNTQIFSDTVSVGTIKNLTINGVTIGNITVKASDSDNVLIGAINAKKDETGVEASIQNGRLVLAAKDGRVIRVGALSGASFMGGDMTGASNGSAGGGVAFMGSLTFIRQDARDIKIGIDGLSTMSGFTNAAAMISTASIASEAYNQASVNLKYMNSGTISYNMAKAMGYFEGGFSNVYSTPDQVGGVNSYGGAQSMIDVAESARKTLDKIRADLGSVQNQLIATINNISVTQVNVKSAESQIRDVDFASESATFSKHNILAQSGSYAMSQANAVQQNILKLLQ; from the coding sequence ATGAGTTTTAGAATTAACACTAACATCGCAGCTATGAATGCACATGCAAATGCTGTAGTAAATGATAGAGCGCTTAGTAGCTCACTTGGTCGCCTAAGCTCAGGCCTTAGAATCCAAACAGCAGCTGATGATGCTTCTGGTATGGCAATTGCAGATAGCTTAAGAAGTCAAGCTAACTCGCTAGGTCAAGCAATTGCTAATGCAAATGATGCTGTAGGTATCATCCAAACTGCAGATAAAGCTATGGATGAACAGATTAAAATACTTGATACTATTAAAACTAAAGCTATCCAAGCAGCACAAGATGGTCAAAATAGTGACTCTAGAAGAGCACTTCAAAATGATATTAGCAGACTACTTGAAGAGCTAGATATGATAGCTACTACTACAAGCTTTAATGGCCAACAACTACTAAATGGAAATTTCTCAAACAAAAACTTCCAAATTGGTGCTTATAGTAATGAAACAGCTAAAGTAAGTATAGGTGCTACAAACTCAAATACTATTGGGCATACTAGGTTTGAGACAATTTGTAATATTGCAGTATCTCATTTTTCAACAATAAGTGGATTCACTATAAAACTCAGTGGTATAGATGGATATCCTGGTGGCTATGTATTTCAAAAAATCGTTTCAAATGTAATGCAAACTGATGGTCTTAAAGCAATTGCTGAGATGATGAACGGCGTAAGCGATTTAACTGGTGTAAAAGCTAAAGTTAATAATACTCAAATTTTTAGTGATACTGTATCTGTAGGTACTATTAAAAATTTAACAATTAACGGCGTAACTATTGGTAATATCACAGTTAAAGCTAGTGATAGTGATAATGTATTAATCGGTGCAATCAATGCTAAAAAAGATGAAACCGGTGTAGAGGCAAGCATTCAAAATGGTCGCTTAGTTTTAGCTGCTAAAGATGGTAGAGTTATTAGGGTTGGAGCTCTTTCTGGAGCTAGCTTTATGGGTGGAGATATGACTGGTGCATCAAATGGATCTGCTGGAGGTGGTGTTGCTTTCATGGGTTCTTTGACATTTATCCGCCAAGATGCTAGAGATATTAAAATAGGTATAGATGGCTTATCTACAATGTCTGGATTTACTAATGCTGCTGCCATGATTAGTACAGCTTCTATAGCATCTGAAGCGTATAATCAAGCCAGTGTAAATTTAAAATATATGAACTCAGGAACTATTAGCTACAATATGGCAAAAGCGATGGGATATTTTGAAGGTGGTTTCTCAAATGTATATAGCACACCTGATCAAGTAGGTGGTGTAAATAGTTATGGTGGTGCTCAATCTATGATAGATGTAGCTGAATCAGCTAGAAAGACTCTAGATAAGATTAGAGCAGACCTAGGTTCGGTGCAAAATCAGCTAATTGCTACTATAAACAACATAAGCGTAACTCAAGTAAATGTAAAATCAGCCGAATCACAAATAAGGGATGTGGATTTTGCTAGTGAGAGTGCTACATTCTCCAAACATAATATCCTAGCTCAAAGCGGAAGCTACGCTATGAGTCAGGCCAATGCTGTACAGCAAAATATCTTAAAACTTCTACAGTAG